One Deltaproteobacteria bacterium DNA window includes the following coding sequences:
- a CDS encoding ribonuclease HI family protein — protein MKWMMYTDGASRGNPGEAGAGALLVSAGGKEIPLSRYLGTKTNNQAEYAALLMGLEELKKQKAGEVEIRADSELMVRQLKGEYRVKNEGLIPYYEKAKNLLKSFEKVSFCHVPREENKEADKLANEAIDFKDVLSH, from the coding sequence ATGAAATGGATGATGTACACAGACGGCGCCAGCAGGGGAAATCCGGGTGAGGCGGGCGCCGGGGCGCTTTTGGTTTCCGCCGGTGGAAAAGAGATCCCCCTCTCGCGCTATCTGGGGACCAAAACCAACAATCAGGCGGAATATGCGGCGCTGTTGATGGGGCTGGAAGAACTGAAAAAACAGAAGGCCGGGGAGGTGGAAATCCGGGCCGATTCGGAATTGATGGTGCGGCAGTTGAAGGGGGAATACCGGGTGAAGAATGAGGGGTTGATTCCTTACTACGAAAAGGCTAAAAATCTGCTGAAGAGTTTTGAAAAGGTCTCTTTTTGCCATGTGCCGCGCGAGGAGAACAAGGAAGCAGACAAATTGGCAAATGAGGC